A region of Flavobacteriales bacterium DNA encodes the following proteins:
- the rpsN gene encoding 30S ribosomal protein S14 gives MAKESMKARERKREAMVAKYAEKRAALKEAGDWEALQKLPKNSSKVRLHNRCQLTGRPRGYMRQFGISRVTFREMASSGLIPGIRKASW, from the coding sequence ATGGCTAAAGAATCAATGAAAGCGAGAGAACGCAAAAGAGAAGCTATGGTTGCTAAATATGCAGAAAAAAGAGCTGCATTGAAAGAAGCTGGCGATTGGGAAGCGTTACAAAAATTACCAAAAAACTCTTCGAAAGTTAGATTACACAATAGATGTCAATTAACTGGAAGACCAAGAGGTTATATGAGACAATTTGGTATTTCTCGTGTTACTTTTAGAGAAATGGCTTCTTCAGGATTAATACCTGGAATTAGAAAAGCAAGCTGGTAA
- the rplN gene encoding 50S ribosomal protein L14, whose product MIQVESRLSVADNSGAKEVLCIKVLGGTRRRYASVGDTIVVSVKHAMPSGNVKKGAVAKAVVVRTRKEIRRPDGSYIRFDDNAAVLLNAAGEMRGTRIFGPVARELREKEFMKIVSLAPEVL is encoded by the coding sequence ATGATACAAGTAGAATCAAGATTATCTGTTGCAGACAATAGCGGAGCTAAAGAAGTACTTTGTATAAAAGTATTAGGTGGTACAAGAAGAAGATATGCTTCTGTTGGAGATACCATCGTTGTTAGTGTTAAACACGCTATGCCTTCAGGTAACGTAAAAAAAGGTGCTGTTGCTAAAGCAGTAGTGGTAAGAACAAGAAAAGAAATTAGAAGACCTGATGGTTCGTACATTAGATTTGACGATAATGCTGCTGTTCTTTTAAATGCTGCTGGTGAAATGAGAGGAACAAGGATTTTTGGACCTGTAGCAAGAGAACTACGTGAAAAAGAGTTTATGAAAATTGTATCATTAGCTCCAGAAGTACTATAA
- the rpmD gene encoding 50S ribosomal protein L30, translating to MAKIKIKQVKSQIKRPANQKKTLVALGLRKMNQTVEHEATPQILGMVRTVQHLVQVEK from the coding sequence ATGGCAAAAATTAAAATCAAACAAGTAAAAAGTCAAATTAAAAGACCAGCTAACCAAAAAAAGACGTTAGTTGCTCTTGGCTTAAGAAAAATGAACCAAACTGTAGAACATGAAGCTACTCCTCAAATATTAGGAATGGTTAGAACTGTTCAACATTTAGTTCAAGTTGAAAAATAA
- the rplF gene encoding 50S ribosomal protein L6 produces MSRIGNAPIDIPSGVEIKVENGLVTVKGPKGVLTQEVDDCVTVEVVDKVINVKRKTEEIPHKAKHGLYRSLINNMVEGVSKGFKTEQELVGVGYRASNTGQNLELSLGFSHNIVFQLPAEIKVTTATERGKNPTIILESHDKQLIGHVAAKIRSLRKPEPYKGKGIKFVGEQLRRKAGKSAGKK; encoded by the coding sequence ATGTCAAGAATAGGAAATGCACCAATTGATATACCTAGTGGTGTTGAAATAAAAGTTGAAAATGGTCTTGTTACAGTTAAAGGTCCAAAGGGTGTTTTGACTCAAGAAGTTGATGACTGTGTTACTGTTGAAGTGGTAGATAAAGTTATTAATGTAAAGAGAAAAACTGAGGAAATTCCTCACAAAGCAAAACATGGTCTTTACAGATCTTTAATCAACAATATGGTTGAAGGTGTTTCTAAAGGTTTTAAAACTGAACAAGAATTAGTAGGTGTTGGATATAGAGCAAGCAATACAGGTCAAAATCTTGAATTATCTCTAGGATTTTCTCACAATATTGTTTTTCAATTACCAGCAGAAATTAAAGTTACTACTGCTACTGAAAGAGGGAAAAATCCAACAATTATTCTTGAGTCACATGACAAACAGTTAATAGGTCATGTAGCTGCAAAAATCAGATCACTAAGAAAACCGGAACCATATAAAGGTAAAGGTATTAAGTTCGTTGGTGAACAATTAAGAAGAAAAGCAGGAAAATCTGCAGGTAAAAAATAA
- the rplX gene encoding 50S ribosomal protein L24 has protein sequence MTKFNIKKGDTVKVIAGESKGAEGTVKKVYLEKSRVIVEGDDIKKVSKHTKPNAANPQGGIVHQEATIHISNVMVIDPKSGKPSRIGRKVDAKGKKVRYSKKSGEVIA, from the coding sequence ATGACTAAATTTAATATAAAAAAGGGAGACACTGTAAAAGTTATTGCAGGAGAATCTAAAGGTGCTGAGGGTACAGTTAAAAAAGTGTACTTAGAGAAAAGCAGAGTTATTGTTGAGGGTGATGATATTAAAAAAGTATCAAAACACACAAAACCAAATGCTGCAAATCCTCAAGGTGGAATTGTACACCAAGAAGCAACTATTCATATTTCTAACGTAATGGTGATTGACCCTAAATCGGGTAAACCATCAAGAATTGGTAGAAAAGTGGATGCAAAAGGTAAAAAAGTAAGATATTCTAAAAAATCAGGGGAGGTTATAGCATAA
- a CDS encoding 50S ribosomal protein L18: MALSKKDRRLRIKRRIRKVVKGTTSHPRLSVFRSNNEIYAQIINDETATTLVAASSVQKDIKSAKGTKKEIAALVGKAIAEKAVKAGIENIAFDRNGYLYHGRVQALAEGAREGGLKF; the protein is encoded by the coding sequence ATGGCACTAAGTAAAAAAGATAGAAGATTAAGAATTAAAAGAAGAATTAGAAAGGTTGTGAAAGGTACTACCTCGCATCCAAGACTATCTGTTTTTAGAAGTAATAATGAGATTTATGCTCAAATTATTAACGACGAAACAGCTACAACTCTAGTTGCTGCATCTTCTGTTCAAAAAGACATTAAATCTGCAAAAGGAACTAAAAAGGAAATTGCTGCCTTAGTTGGTAAAGCAATTGCTGAAAAAGCTGTAAAAGCAGGAATAGAAAATATCGCTTTCGATAGAAATGGTTATTTATACCATGGAAGAGTTCAGGCTCTTGCCGAAGGTGCTCGTGAAGGTGGATTAAAATTCTAA
- the rplO gene encoding 50S ribosomal protein L15, whose protein sequence is MNLSNLKPAEGSTKQRKRVGRGQGSGRGGTSTRGHKGAKSRSGYSRKIGFEGGQMPLQRRVPKFGFTNVNRKEFKGINLDSLQFLVDNKKVKEITIDVILENGLASKNDKIKILGRGELKAKLDVTVHAFSATAKAAIEAAGGTANTL, encoded by the coding sequence ATGAACTTATCAAATTTAAAACCTGCGGAAGGTTCAACAAAACAGCGTAAGCGAGTAGGACGTGGTCAAGGATCAGGAAGAGGTGGTACTTCAACAAGAGGACACAAGGGAGCGAAATCTAGATCAGGTTATTCAAGAAAAATTGGTTTTGAAGGTGGTCAAATGCCTCTTCAAAGACGTGTCCCTAAATTTGGATTTACCAACGTAAATCGTAAAGAATTTAAAGGAATCAATTTAGACTCTCTTCAATTTTTAGTAGACAACAAAAAAGTTAAAGAAATTACAATTGACGTGATTTTAGAAAACGGTTTAGCTTCTAAAAATGATAAAATTAAAATTTTAGGAAGAGGTGAATTAAAAGCAAAATTAGATGTAACTGTTCACGCTTTTTCAGCAACTGCTAAAGCAGCTATTGAAGCAGCAGGAGGTACAGCAAATACTCTTTAA
- the rpmC gene encoding 50S ribosomal protein L29, with translation MKQVDIKDLSVDDLTEKLQEQKSVLNKFKLSHAVSPLENPSQIKVVRRTIARINTELRKRVLQA, from the coding sequence ATGAAGCAAGTAGATATAAAAGATCTTTCGGTTGATGATTTAACTGAAAAACTACAAGAGCAAAAAAGTGTTCTAAATAAATTTAAATTGAGCCATGCGGTTTCTCCATTGGAAAACCCTTCACAAATTAAAGTTGTTAGAAGAACAATTGCTAGAATTAATACAGAACTTAGAAAAAGAGTGCTTCAGGCATAA
- the rpsH gene encoding 30S ribosomal protein S8: MTMTDPIADFLTRIRNAASAKHRIVDIPASNIKKEMTKILFDKGYILNYKFEDTNTQGNIKIALKYHPKTKVSAITNIERASKPGLRKYSGSAELPRVINGLGVAIVSTSKGVMTDKEARRENVGGEVLCYVY, from the coding sequence ATAACAATGACAGATCCAATAGCAGATTTTTTAACAAGAATCAGAAACGCTGCAAGCGCAAAACATAGAATAGTTGATATTCCTGCGTCTAATATTAAAAAAGAAATGACTAAAATTCTTTTTGATAAAGGATACATCTTAAACTATAAGTTTGAGGATACTAATACTCAAGGAAATATTAAAATAGCTTTAAAATATCATCCTAAAACTAAAGTTTCTGCAATTACGAATATCGAAAGAGCAAGTAAACCAGGTTTAAGAAAATATTCTGGCTCAGCTGAATTACCAAGAGTAATTAATGGCTTAGGTGTTGCTATCGTTTCTACTTCAAAAGGAGTAATGACAGATAAAGAAGCAAGAAGAGAGAATGTTGGTGGTGAAGTTTTATGTTACGTTTATTAA
- the rpsQ gene encoding 30S ribosomal protein S17 has translation MEDRNLRKERVGLVVSNKMDKSITVTVERKVKHPIYGKFVKTTTKFMAHDEKNDCNIGDTVKIMETKPLSKNKCWRLVEILERAK, from the coding sequence ATGGAAGATAGAAACTTAAGAAAAGAGAGAGTTGGTTTGGTTGTTAGTAACAAAATGGACAAATCAATTACCGTTACAGTAGAAAGAAAGGTGAAACACCCTATCTACGGTAAGTTTGTTAAAACTACAACAAAGTTCATGGCTCATGACGAAAAAAATGACTGTAACATTGGTGATACAGTTAAAATAATGGAAACAAAACCATTGAGCAAAAACAAATGTTGGAGATTAGTTGAAATTTTAGAAAGAGCTAAATAA
- the rplE gene encoding 50S ribosomal protein L5: MNYAPRLKVKYKEEIVSSLKDKFGYSSIMQVPRLQKICLNQGVGEAVSDKRLIESALEEMTIISGQKANATYSKKDISNFKLRKGIPIGARVTLRGDKMYEFLDRLIAVALPRTRDFRGVEARGFDGQGNYTLGVKEQIIFPEIDIDKIKNVTGMDITFVTSAKTNEEGMALLTEFGLPFKKK, from the coding sequence ATGAATTACGCACCTAGATTAAAAGTTAAGTATAAAGAAGAAATAGTTTCTTCTTTAAAAGATAAGTTTGGTTACAGCTCAATAATGCAAGTACCTAGACTACAAAAAATTTGTTTAAACCAAGGAGTTGGAGAAGCTGTTTCTGATAAAAGATTAATTGAATCTGCATTAGAAGAAATGACTATTATTTCTGGTCAAAAAGCTAACGCTACTTACTCTAAAAAAGATATCTCTAACTTTAAGTTAAGAAAAGGTATTCCAATTGGAGCAAGAGTAACGCTTAGAGGTGACAAAATGTATGAATTCTTAGACAGATTAATTGCTGTTGCTTTACCAAGAACTAGAGATTTTAGAGGAGTTGAAGCAAGAGGTTTTGATGGTCAAGGAAATTATACACTTGGTGTTAAAGAACAAATTATCTTTCCAGAGATTGATATTGATAAAATCAAAAATGTAACTGGTATGGATATTACTTTTGTAACGTCTGCTAAAACCAACGAGGAAGGAATGGCATTATTAACTGAATTCGGTTTACCGTTTAAGAAAAAATAA
- the secY gene encoding preprotein translocase subunit SecY, translating to MKKFINTIKNIWSIEDLRARIITTLGLLLVYRLGSYVVLPGVDSSALEAANANNASGGLLDLINIFAGGAFSRASIFALGIMPYISASIVIQLLGMAIPYFQRLQKEGESGRRKVNQITRFLTIVITGFQAPGYIASQITTHQGVVPDAGPMWWFSTVLLLVTGTMFVMWIGERITEKGIGNGISLLIMIGIVANLPSAFIFEIASRFGIGGVGGPIILLIEVALLLLVIVLSILLVQGTRRIPVQYAKRIVGNKQYGGVRQYIPLKVNAAGVMPIIFAQAIMFIPLTLAGFGEGSVTSWFVTTFSNPAGFAYNLTFALMIIAFTYFYTAVTVNPNQMADDMKRNGGFIPGIKPGKKTSEFIDNVMSRITLPGSIFLALVAILPAFAMVAGVNNSFAYFYGGTSLLIMVGVILDTLQQIESHLLMRHYDGLMKTGKIKGRSSTGMGMAG from the coding sequence ATGAAAAAATTTATAAATACAATAAAAAACATTTGGAGTATTGAAGACCTAAGAGCTCGAATTATTACTACACTAGGATTATTATTAGTGTATAGATTGGGTTCTTATGTTGTTCTTCCAGGTGTAGATTCTTCAGCATTAGAGGCAGCAAATGCTAATAATGCAAGTGGAGGGTTATTGGATTTGATTAATATATTTGCCGGTGGAGCTTTTTCTAGAGCGTCGATATTTGCTTTAGGGATTATGCCTTACATTTCTGCTTCTATTGTTATTCAGTTGCTAGGTATGGCTATACCATATTTTCAGCGGTTACAAAAAGAAGGAGAGAGTGGTAGAAGAAAAGTTAATCAAATTACTCGATTTTTAACCATAGTTATTACTGGATTTCAAGCGCCAGGTTACATTGCTTCACAAATTACAACCCATCAAGGAGTTGTTCCTGATGCAGGTCCAATGTGGTGGTTCTCTACCGTATTGTTACTTGTAACAGGTACTATGTTTGTAATGTGGATTGGTGAAAGAATTACTGAAAAAGGAATTGGAAACGGTATATCTTTATTGATTATGATTGGTATCGTAGCTAATCTACCATCTGCGTTTATCTTTGAAATTGCTTCGAGATTTGGTATTGGTGGTGTTGGTGGTCCAATTATCTTGTTAATTGAGGTTGCATTACTTTTATTAGTTATTGTATTATCTATCTTGTTAGTACAAGGCACTAGAAGAATTCCAGTACAATATGCTAAAAGAATTGTTGGAAATAAACAATATGGTGGTGTTCGTCAGTATATTCCTTTAAAGGTTAATGCTGCTGGAGTTATGCCAATCATCTTTGCTCAAGCAATTATGTTTATTCCATTAACATTAGCTGGTTTTGGTGAAGGTTCGGTAACATCATGGTTTGTAACTACATTTAGTAATCCAGCTGGTTTTGCATATAACTTAACATTTGCATTAATGATTATTGCATTTACTTACTTCTATACAGCGGTAACAGTAAATCCTAATCAAATGGCTGATGATATGAAACGTAATGGTGGTTTTATACCAGGTATTAAACCAGGTAAAAAAACCTCAGAGTTTATTGATAATGTGATGTCGAGAATAACATTGCCAGGATCTATATTTTTAGCATTGGTTGCAATATTACCAGCTTTTGCTATGGTTGCTGGAGTAAATAATTCATTTGCTTATTTCTACGGTGGAACTTCACTATTAATTATGGTGGGTGTTATTTTAGATACATTGCAACAAATTGAAAGTCATTTATTAATGCGTCATTATGATGGATTAATGAAAACAGGGAAAATAAAAGGAAGATCTAGCACAGGAATGGGTATGGCTGGATAA
- the rpsE gene encoding 30S ribosomal protein S5, with amino-acid sequence MTNSNTKRVRSIETELKDKLVAINRVTKVTKGGRNFSFSAIVVVGDEKNVVGHGLGKANEVTEAITKGIEAAKKNLIKVPVLNGTIPHEQNGKFGGARVFIRPASHGTGVIAGGAMRAVFESVGITDVLAKSKGSSNPHNVVKATLNALEQLRDAYSVADQRGIDLDKVFNG; translated from the coding sequence ATGACAAATTCAAACACAAAAAGAGTTAGATCAATAGAAACTGAACTTAAAGATAAATTAGTTGCTATTAATAGAGTAACTAAAGTAACTAAAGGTGGTAGAAATTTCAGTTTTTCAGCAATAGTAGTTGTTGGTGATGAGAAAAATGTGGTAGGACACGGATTAGGTAAAGCTAATGAAGTAACCGAAGCAATTACTAAAGGTATTGAGGCTGCTAAGAAAAATTTAATTAAAGTTCCAGTATTAAACGGAACAATACCTCACGAACAAAACGGTAAGTTTGGTGGTGCTAGAGTATTCATCAGACCTGCATCGCACGGTACTGGTGTTATTGCTGGTGGTGCTATGCGTGCTGTATTCGAAAGTGTTGGTATTACTGATGTATTAGCAAAATCAAAAGGATCTTCAAATCCTCACAACGTTGTAAAAGCTACATTAAATGCTTTAGAACAATTAAGAGATGCTTACAGTGTTGCTGACCAAAGAGGTATTGATTTAGATAAAGTATTTAACGGTTAA